A stretch of Porites lutea chromosome 5, jaPorLute2.1, whole genome shotgun sequence DNA encodes these proteins:
- the LOC140936245 gene encoding uncharacterized protein isoform X1 has translation MESGDPTFLSLLLSIGRDLTDEDFENLKFLCQGTIPASHLENLTRPRELFLELIRCCDLSEQNRDPLSTLLFHINRHDLNNRLLGVEGEISAGWVDSDGCHRRFGLDFKQWTLNYGGTVTKAFNYLGGIPCKVPNFVGRKEHCATVLDKLDPSNSCRIVSITGPPGFGKSAVAIEVGHQLISQKRSHVYYISLRDLSSLNGMVNSLLGACQLVASKEPIHQAKHFLRSLNAYSVIILDNAEDMLVPKVKDEFCRFIEVVAETSSNVKILITSRQSVTFFSVDMFELCLDSLCPDDAQQLLLLLDPNVAEDDAMQLVAHCGGVPLVLRTTASLLVKGVDAKALINEFEMSPVSTLKSFSLSTLSHNHQLFNCLGICFSRLDGDQQVALISLSVFPTTFTVPDAQFLLRDMTEYKLEMLLKNLVDNSMLQFDHLSRQYCVHSIIQSFCLDRVDQETDLLLTYQSAKKLFNIHYLTMLKELYATFLTKKCFKAAQKFLINRRNIRQALNDSLSDADLREVCIHTAIEVFPFLAKVFQKEKFLSVYGQFTAQCKAGGDMKCYSDCLTAEAYCILSHCACHLPCPPAVAKFEEADKIQRELGDDSSIVRAFCLSKLGRCFGQKKDLEQAMCLIGKSIEIREKLNDKIFVAVAYKDLGAAYAFNEAHSDANKVREEKSLPVYLELLGDHPFTATLMEDMGASYQALGDYSRAVSLIREALRMRKQALGDHQETARSFHDLGKVLAIQGDLHEALNALRSALAIQGKVLGNHQETVRTHRAIAHVLERLGRHDEAKHEEMIASQRTLSIDEPQPEK, from the exons ATGGAATCAGGAGATCCAACTTTTCTGTCATTACTTCTTTCAATTGGTCGCGACTTAACGGATGAAGATTTCGAGAATTTGAAGTTTTTATGCCAGGGAACTATCCCAGCCAGTCACCTCGAAAATTTGACTCGTCCGCGCGAGTTATTTCTGGAACTTATTCGCTGCTGCGATCTCAGCGAACAGAATAGGGACCCACTTTCTACTTTACTTTTCCATATTAATCGGCACGATCTGAATAATCGTCTTCTCGGTGTTGAAG GTGAAATATCTGCTGGGTGGGTGGATTCCGATGGCTGTCATAGAAGATTTGGACTGGACTTTAAACAGTGGACTCTTAATTATG GAGGAACTGTAACCAAGGCTTTTAACTACTTGGGTGGGATTCCCTGTAAAGTTCCCAATTTTGTTGGACGAAAAGAGCACTGTGCCACAGTGCTGGATAAACTGGATCCAAGCAACTCCTGCAGGATAGTTTCTATCACTGGTCCACCTGGTTTTGGAAAGTCAGCAGTGGCCATAGAAGTAGGACATCAACTTATCTCACAAAAAAGGTCACACGTGTACTACATCTCACTCAGGGACTTGTCATCATTAAATGGCATGGTTAATTCTCTCCTTGGAGCTTGTCAACTTGTGGCCAGCAAAGAGCCCATCCATCAGGCAAAACATTTTCTTCGTTCATTGAACGCTTACTCTGTGATAATCCTGGATAATGCAGAGGATATGCTGGTTCCTAAGGTGAAAGATGAATTTTGCCGCTTTATTGAAGTTGTTGCAGAAACATCTTCTAATGTCAAAATCTTGATCACGTCACGACAGTCAGtcacatttttttcagtagacATGTTTGAACTTTGTTTGGACTCTCTTTGCCCAGATGATGCTCAACAGTTGCTGTTATTATTGGATCCAAATGTGGCAGAGGATGATGCAATGCAGTTGGTTGCTCACTGTGGTGGAGTACCTTTGGTTCTTCGCACCACAGCATCTCTCCTGGTAAAGGGAGTTGATGCTAAAGCCCTGATTAATGAATTTGAGATGAGCCCAGTGTCAACGCTCAAGTCATTCAGCCTAAGCACACTGTCACATAATCATCAGTTGTTCAACTGTCTTGGCATCTGTTTTAGCCGCCTTGATGGTGACCAGCAAGTTGCTCTGATATCTTTATCAGTTTTTCCCACAACATTCACTGTCCCAGATGCCCAATTTTTGCTTAGAGACATGACTGAGTATAAACTTGAAATGTTGCTTAAGAATCTTGTTGATAACTCAATGCTTCAGTTTGACCACTTGTCAAGGCAGTATTGTGTACACAGTATTATTCAGTCTTTTTGTCTTGACAGAGTGGATCAGGAAACTGACTTGCTTCTAACGTATCAATCAGCCAAGAAGTTATTCAACATTCACTATTTAACCATGCTGAAAGAACTCTATGCTACGTTTCTCACTAAGAAGTGCTTTAAAGCTGCACAAAAGTTTTTGATAAATCGACGCAATATCAGGCAGGCCTTGAATGACTCCTTGAGTGACGCAGATCTGAGGGAAGTGTGCATTCACACAGCTATTGAGGTTTTTCCATTTTTAGCCAAAGTATTCCAAAAAGAAAAGTTCCTCTCAGTTTATGGTCAGTTTACAGCTCAGTGTAAAGCAGGTGGAGACATGAAATGCTACAGTGACTGCTTGACTGCTGAAGCATACTGCATCCTTTCACATTGTGCTTGTCATCTTCCTTGCCCCCCTGCTGTTGCCAAGTTTGAGGAGGCTGACAAGATACAAAGAGAGCTTGGGGATGATTCATCCATTGTCCGGGCATTTTGCTTGAGCAAACTAGGTCGCTGTTTTGGTCAGAAAAAGGATTTGGAGCAAGCTATGTGTCTCATTGGAAAGTCAATTGAAATCAGAGAGAAACTTAATGATAAGATTTTCGTGGCTGTTGCTTACAAAGATCTTGGAG CTGCCTATGCATTCAATGAAGCTCACAGTGATGCCAATAAAGTGAGGGAGGAAAAGTCACTTCCAGTGTACCTAGAGTTGCTTGGAGATCATCCTTTCACTGCCACCTTAATGGAAGACATGGGAGCCTCATACCAAGCACTGGGAGACTACAGCAGAGCAGTCTCGCTAATCCGTGAAGCACTTCGCATGAGAAAACAGGCTCTTGGAGATCATCAAGAAACAGCACGTTCCTTCCATGACCTGGGAAAG
- the LOC140936245 gene encoding uncharacterized protein isoform X2, producing MESGDPTFLSLLLSIGRDLTDEDFENLKFLCQGTIPASHLENLTRPRELFLELIRCCDLSEQNRDPLSTLLFHINRHDLNNRLLGVEGGTVTKAFNYLGGIPCKVPNFVGRKEHCATVLDKLDPSNSCRIVSITGPPGFGKSAVAIEVGHQLISQKRSHVYYISLRDLSSLNGMVNSLLGACQLVASKEPIHQAKHFLRSLNAYSVIILDNAEDMLVPKVKDEFCRFIEVVAETSSNVKILITSRQSVTFFSVDMFELCLDSLCPDDAQQLLLLLDPNVAEDDAMQLVAHCGGVPLVLRTTASLLVKGVDAKALINEFEMSPVSTLKSFSLSTLSHNHQLFNCLGICFSRLDGDQQVALISLSVFPTTFTVPDAQFLLRDMTEYKLEMLLKNLVDNSMLQFDHLSRQYCVHSIIQSFCLDRVDQETDLLLTYQSAKKLFNIHYLTMLKELYATFLTKKCFKAAQKFLINRRNIRQALNDSLSDADLREVCIHTAIEVFPFLAKVFQKEKFLSVYGQFTAQCKAGGDMKCYSDCLTAEAYCILSHCACHLPCPPAVAKFEEADKIQRELGDDSSIVRAFCLSKLGRCFGQKKDLEQAMCLIGKSIEIREKLNDKIFVAVAYKDLGAAYAFNEAHSDANKVREEKSLPVYLELLGDHPFTATLMEDMGASYQALGDYSRAVSLIREALRMRKQALGDHQETARSFHDLGKVLAIQGDLHEALNALRSALAIQGKVLGNHQETVRTHRAIAHVLERLGRHDEAKHEEMIASQRTLSIDEPQPEK from the exons ATGGAATCAGGAGATCCAACTTTTCTGTCATTACTTCTTTCAATTGGTCGCGACTTAACGGATGAAGATTTCGAGAATTTGAAGTTTTTATGCCAGGGAACTATCCCAGCCAGTCACCTCGAAAATTTGACTCGTCCGCGCGAGTTATTTCTGGAACTTATTCGCTGCTGCGATCTCAGCGAACAGAATAGGGACCCACTTTCTACTTTACTTTTCCATATTAATCGGCACGATCTGAATAATCGTCTTCTCGGTGTTGAAG GAGGAACTGTAACCAAGGCTTTTAACTACTTGGGTGGGATTCCCTGTAAAGTTCCCAATTTTGTTGGACGAAAAGAGCACTGTGCCACAGTGCTGGATAAACTGGATCCAAGCAACTCCTGCAGGATAGTTTCTATCACTGGTCCACCTGGTTTTGGAAAGTCAGCAGTGGCCATAGAAGTAGGACATCAACTTATCTCACAAAAAAGGTCACACGTGTACTACATCTCACTCAGGGACTTGTCATCATTAAATGGCATGGTTAATTCTCTCCTTGGAGCTTGTCAACTTGTGGCCAGCAAAGAGCCCATCCATCAGGCAAAACATTTTCTTCGTTCATTGAACGCTTACTCTGTGATAATCCTGGATAATGCAGAGGATATGCTGGTTCCTAAGGTGAAAGATGAATTTTGCCGCTTTATTGAAGTTGTTGCAGAAACATCTTCTAATGTCAAAATCTTGATCACGTCACGACAGTCAGtcacatttttttcagtagacATGTTTGAACTTTGTTTGGACTCTCTTTGCCCAGATGATGCTCAACAGTTGCTGTTATTATTGGATCCAAATGTGGCAGAGGATGATGCAATGCAGTTGGTTGCTCACTGTGGTGGAGTACCTTTGGTTCTTCGCACCACAGCATCTCTCCTGGTAAAGGGAGTTGATGCTAAAGCCCTGATTAATGAATTTGAGATGAGCCCAGTGTCAACGCTCAAGTCATTCAGCCTAAGCACACTGTCACATAATCATCAGTTGTTCAACTGTCTTGGCATCTGTTTTAGCCGCCTTGATGGTGACCAGCAAGTTGCTCTGATATCTTTATCAGTTTTTCCCACAACATTCACTGTCCCAGATGCCCAATTTTTGCTTAGAGACATGACTGAGTATAAACTTGAAATGTTGCTTAAGAATCTTGTTGATAACTCAATGCTTCAGTTTGACCACTTGTCAAGGCAGTATTGTGTACACAGTATTATTCAGTCTTTTTGTCTTGACAGAGTGGATCAGGAAACTGACTTGCTTCTAACGTATCAATCAGCCAAGAAGTTATTCAACATTCACTATTTAACCATGCTGAAAGAACTCTATGCTACGTTTCTCACTAAGAAGTGCTTTAAAGCTGCACAAAAGTTTTTGATAAATCGACGCAATATCAGGCAGGCCTTGAATGACTCCTTGAGTGACGCAGATCTGAGGGAAGTGTGCATTCACACAGCTATTGAGGTTTTTCCATTTTTAGCCAAAGTATTCCAAAAAGAAAAGTTCCTCTCAGTTTATGGTCAGTTTACAGCTCAGTGTAAAGCAGGTGGAGACATGAAATGCTACAGTGACTGCTTGACTGCTGAAGCATACTGCATCCTTTCACATTGTGCTTGTCATCTTCCTTGCCCCCCTGCTGTTGCCAAGTTTGAGGAGGCTGACAAGATACAAAGAGAGCTTGGGGATGATTCATCCATTGTCCGGGCATTTTGCTTGAGCAAACTAGGTCGCTGTTTTGGTCAGAAAAAGGATTTGGAGCAAGCTATGTGTCTCATTGGAAAGTCAATTGAAATCAGAGAGAAACTTAATGATAAGATTTTCGTGGCTGTTGCTTACAAAGATCTTGGAG CTGCCTATGCATTCAATGAAGCTCACAGTGATGCCAATAAAGTGAGGGAGGAAAAGTCACTTCCAGTGTACCTAGAGTTGCTTGGAGATCATCCTTTCACTGCCACCTTAATGGAAGACATGGGAGCCTCATACCAAGCACTGGGAGACTACAGCAGAGCAGTCTCGCTAATCCGTGAAGCACTTCGCATGAGAAAACAGGCTCTTGGAGATCATCAAGAAACAGCACGTTCCTTCCATGACCTGGGAAAG